One Oceanithermus desulfurans genomic region harbors:
- a CDS encoding NADH-quinone oxidoreductase subunit A, whose amino-acid sequence MQATTEYINILIYLGIAAGIGVVMLAMGAMLGPKKPSPTKLMPYESGNDPAGEVHRLPVHFYVVAMLFIIFDVEVAFLWPYAVNAGKLGLAGFWAVTTFTLIVLAGFVYEWKKGVMKWD is encoded by the coding sequence TTGCAAGCCACGACGGAGTACATCAACATCCTGATCTACTTGGGGATCGCCGCCGGGATCGGCGTGGTCATGCTGGCGATGGGGGCGATGCTGGGACCCAAGAAACCCAGCCCCACCAAGCTGATGCCCTACGAGTCGGGCAACGACCCGGCCGGCGAGGTGCACCGACTACCGGTGCATTTTTACGTGGTGGCCATGCTCTTCATCATCTTCGACGTCGAGGTGGCCTTCCTCTGGCCTTACGCCGTCAACGCCGGAAAGCTCGGGCTCGCCGGCTTCTGGGCGGTGACGACGTTCACCCTGATCGTGCTCGCGGGCTTCGTCTACGAGTGGAAGAAGGGGGTGATGAAGTGGGATTGA
- the purN gene encoding phosphoribosylglycinamide formyltransferase has translation MAEPARLVVLASGRGTNLQALLDACAAGGLPALVVLVVSDQPSRALERARGAGVPALFFPREKGLPREAYDRRLAAFVAAAEPDLVVLAGWMRILTPSFLDRFPGRVINLHPALPGAFPGLDAIRRSYEAFRRGEVKSGGVMVHHVVPEVDAGPVIVSEPVPVEPDDTLERFEARVHAVEHRLLVEAVRRVLGAC, from the coding sequence ATGGCTGAGCCGGCGCGGCTGGTGGTGCTCGCCTCCGGACGGGGTACGAACCTGCAGGCGTTGCTCGACGCCTGTGCTGCGGGCGGGCTGCCGGCGCTGGTGGTGCTGGTCGTCTCCGACCAGCCGAGCCGGGCGCTCGAGCGGGCGCGGGGGGCGGGGGTGCCGGCGCTGTTCTTCCCCAGGGAGAAGGGCCTCCCGCGCGAGGCCTACGACCGGCGGCTCGCCGCCTTCGTCGCCGCCGCCGAGCCCGACCTGGTGGTGCTGGCCGGCTGGATGCGCATCCTCACCCCGTCCTTCCTCGATCGTTTCCCCGGCCGGGTGATCAACCTGCACCCGGCGCTCCCGGGGGCCTTCCCGGGGCTGGACGCCATCCGCCGCAGCTACGAGGCCTTCCGCCGCGGCGAGGTGAAAAGCGGCGGGGTGATGGTCCACCACGTCGTTCCCGAGGTCGACGCGGGGCCGGTGATCGTTTCCGAGCCGGTGCCCGTCGAGCCGGACGACACCCTCGAGCGCTTCGAGGCGCGGGTGCACGCCGTCGAGCACCGGCTGCTCGTCGAGGCGGTGCGCAGGGTCCTCGGGGCTTGCTAG
- the purM gene encoding phosphoribosylformylglycinamidine cyclo-ligase: MRYEDAGVNLNAAEETTRRIKEALAGARHPGVIAGVGAFAGAFDAGRLAALERPVLLASTDGVGTKTLVAARVGRWRGLGADLVNHGVDDLLAAGGWPLFFLDYLAAARLEPDVVGEVVAGLAEAARAAGLAVLGGETAEMPGVYREGALDLAGTIVGYAERERLPDPARLRPGDVLLALASSGLHTNGYSLARRALAELDWEAPRSELGGRNVAEALLEPHTSYLPVWRRLEAAGLLPKTAAHITGGGVYGNLPRVLPKGLGARLIRGRWPEPPIFSLIQRIGGVEDREMFRVFNMGLGMLLVYDPAAAEAALEVLDGGWRVGEVVPGEGVFVEGVDG; encoded by the coding sequence GTGAGGTACGAAGACGCGGGGGTGAACCTGAACGCCGCCGAGGAGACCACCCGCCGCATCAAAGAGGCGCTCGCCGGGGCCCGGCACCCCGGCGTGATCGCGGGGGTGGGGGCGTTCGCGGGAGCCTTCGACGCCGGCCGGCTCGCGGCCCTCGAGCGCCCGGTGCTGCTCGCCTCCACCGACGGCGTGGGCACCAAGACGCTCGTCGCCGCGCGGGTCGGGCGCTGGCGCGGCCTCGGCGCCGACCTGGTGAACCACGGGGTCGACGACCTGCTCGCGGCGGGGGGGTGGCCGCTCTTCTTCCTCGACTACCTGGCCGCGGCCCGGCTCGAGCCCGACGTGGTGGGCGAGGTGGTGGCGGGGCTGGCCGAGGCCGCACGGGCGGCGGGGCTGGCCGTCCTCGGGGGCGAGACCGCAGAGATGCCCGGCGTCTACCGCGAGGGGGCGCTGGACCTGGCGGGCACCATCGTCGGCTACGCCGAGCGCGAACGGCTGCCCGATCCGGCGCGGCTCCGGCCCGGCGACGTGCTGCTGGCGCTGGCCAGCTCGGGGCTGCACACCAACGGCTACTCGCTGGCGCGGCGGGCGCTCGCGGAGCTCGACTGGGAAGCGCCGCGAAGCGAGCTGGGGGGGCGGAACGTCGCCGAGGCCCTGCTCGAGCCCCACACGAGCTACCTGCCGGTCTGGCGGAGGCTCGAGGCCGCGGGGCTCCTGCCCAAAACGGCCGCCCACATCACCGGCGGCGGGGTCTACGGCAACCTGCCGCGGGTGCTGCCCAAGGGTCTGGGTGCGCGCCTGATCCGCGGCCGCTGGCCCGAGCCCCCGATCTTTTCCCTGATCCAGCGGATCGGCGGGGTGGAGGACCGCGAGATGTTCCGCGTCTTCAACATGGGCCTGGGGATGCTGCTCGTCTACGACCCCGCGGCGGCGGAGGCCGCCCTCGAGGTCCTGGACGGGGGCTGGCGCGTCGGCGAGGTGGTACCGGGCGAAGGGGTCTTCGTGGAGGGCGTGGATGGCTGA